A DNA window from Mobula hypostoma chromosome 3, sMobHyp1.1, whole genome shotgun sequence contains the following coding sequences:
- the LOC134344623 gene encoding uncharacterized protein LOC134344623: protein MQCEDAILQTVDLLMGNKLGQVTEVCVGEHFGSSDHNTISFNLIMDKDRSGPRVEVLNWKKSKFEEMRKDLKSMDWDRLFSGRDVIGKWEAFKGEILRVQSLHVRVRIKGKVNRNKEPWFSRDIAALIRRESCMTCIGNKGVNKVLEEYKKCKKILKEEIRRAKRRHEVALAVKVKDNPNSFYRYIKSERIVRDKIGPLEDQSGRPGAELKEMGEILNVFFASVFTKETGKKSMELRETSSEIMETVQIEKEEVLAILRQIKVDKSPGPDRVFPRTLKETSVEITGALADIFKMLVSTGEVLEDWRMAHVLPLFKKGSKSNLGNYRLVSLTSVVGKLLEGVLRDRIYKHLDRQGLIRESQHSFVRGRSCLTNLLEFFEEFTRKVDEGKAVDVVYMGFSKAFDKIPIGG from the coding sequence ATGCAATGTGAGGATGCAATATTACAAACGGTAGATCTCCTAAtgggaaacaagttaggacaagtgacggaagtgtgtgtaggagagcactttggttccagtgatcataacaccattagtttcaacttgatcatggataaagatagatctggtcctagagttgaggttctaaactggaagaagtccaaatttgaagaaatgagaaaggatctaaaaagcatggattgggacaggttgttctctggcagggatgtgatcggtaagtgggaagccttcaaaggagaaattttgagagtgcagagcttgcaTGTTcgtgtcaggattaaaggcaaagtgaataggaataaggaaccttggttctcaagggatattgcagctCTGataagaagagagagttgtatgacatgtataggaaacaagggagtaaataaggtgcttgaggagtataaaaagtgcaagaaaatacttaaggaggaaatcaggagggctaaaagaagacatgaggttgccttggcagtcaaagtgaaggataatccaaatagcttttacaggtatattaagagtgaaaggattgtaagggataaaattggtcctcttgaagatcagagtggtcggccaGGTGCGGAactaaaagaaatgggggagatcttaaatgtgttttttgcatctgtatttactaaggaaactggcaagaagtctatggaattaagggaaacaagtagtgagatcatggaaactgtacagattgaaaaggaggaggtgcttgctatcttgaggcaaattaaagtggataaatccccaggacctgacagggtattccctcggaccttgaaggagaccagtgttgaaattacaggggccctagcagatatatttaaaatgttggtgtctacgggtgaggtgctggaggattggagaatggctcatgttcttccattgtttaaaaaaggatcaaaaagtaatctaggaaattacaggctggtaagtttgacgtcagtagtgggtaagttattggagggagtattaagagacagaatctacaagcatttggatagacagggacttattagggagagtcaacatagctttgtgcgtggtaggtcatgtttgaccaatctattggagtttttcgaggagtttaccaggaaagtggatgaagggaaggcagtggatgttgtctacatgggcttcagtaaggcctttgacaagatccccattggaggttag